The following proteins are co-located in the Sphaerochaeta sp. genome:
- a CDS encoding radical SAM protein, producing MPSMKDTMTRGAIRTGMNVAINHVKKNPQTGIQDLVKLLEKYMPSTKEDAKYTKKGMNAINNFSRFVDDPNSKWVKYGTRIINEVDNGVLTTLAANLAYEAGYRGLAEARKLREEYHTNFPWVLLMDPTSACNLRCTGCWAAEYGHKLNLSYELMDSIIEQGKKLGIFFYLYTGGEPLVRKDDIIKLCKKHSECEFMAFTNGTLVDEKFCQEMLAVKNLTLAISVEGFEEENDSRRGAGTFDKVMHAMDLLKQHKLLFGTSICYTRKNIETVTSDKFLQMLVDKGVLYAWYFHYMPVGNDASLDLLPTPEQRKNMYHRIRAIRTKENPLEIMPLDFQNDGEYVGGCIAGGKNYLHINANGDVEPCVFIHYSSANIKNMSLFDALRQPLFNDYHDHQAFNKNMLRPCPMLENPGYLKKMVAETGAKSTDLQSPETVDHLTDKCVDYAKAWAPIADELWKESGHTEGVSSKK from the coding sequence ATGCCTTCGATGAAAGATACTATGACACGGGGCGCCATTCGCACCGGGATGAATGTCGCGATCAACCACGTGAAGAAGAATCCTCAGACAGGGATTCAGGATCTGGTCAAGCTGTTGGAAAAATACATGCCCTCAACCAAAGAGGACGCCAAATATACCAAGAAAGGGATGAACGCCATCAACAATTTCTCCCGTTTCGTTGATGACCCCAACTCCAAGTGGGTCAAATATGGAACGAGGATCATCAATGAAGTGGATAATGGCGTGCTGACCACGCTGGCCGCGAACCTGGCCTATGAGGCAGGGTATCGTGGACTGGCCGAGGCGCGCAAGCTCCGTGAAGAGTATCATACCAACTTCCCATGGGTGCTTTTGATGGATCCCACGTCGGCGTGCAACCTGCGGTGCACCGGATGCTGGGCGGCCGAATACGGCCACAAGCTCAACCTGTCCTATGAGTTGATGGACTCCATCATCGAGCAGGGCAAGAAACTGGGCATCTTCTTCTACCTGTACACCGGCGGGGAACCGCTGGTCCGCAAGGATGACATCATCAAGCTGTGCAAGAAGCACAGTGAATGTGAGTTCATGGCATTCACCAACGGCACGCTGGTCGACGAGAAGTTCTGCCAGGAGATGCTGGCGGTGAAGAACCTGACGCTGGCCATTTCCGTCGAGGGATTCGAGGAAGAGAACGATTCCCGTCGTGGAGCGGGTACGTTCGACAAGGTGATGCACGCAATGGATCTGCTCAAACAGCACAAGCTGCTGTTCGGCACCTCCATCTGCTACACCCGCAAGAACATCGAGACGGTCACGTCGGACAAGTTCCTGCAGATGCTGGTGGACAAAGGCGTGCTGTACGCCTGGTACTTCCACTACATGCCGGTGGGCAATGACGCGTCGCTGGATCTGCTTCCCACTCCGGAGCAGCGGAAGAACATGTACCATCGTATCCGCGCCATCCGGACGAAGGAGAATCCGCTGGAGATCATGCCGCTGGACTTCCAGAACGACGGCGAGTACGTTGGCGGATGCATCGCCGGAGGCAAGAACTACCTGCACATCAACGCAAACGGTGATGTGGAGCCGTGCGTGTTCATCCACTACAGTTCGGCGAACATCAAGAACATGTCGCTGTTTGACGCGCTTCGCCAGCCGCTGTTCAATGACTACCATGACCACCAGGCGTTCAACAAGAACATGCTGCGGCCGTGCCCGATGTTGGAGAATCCCGGCTATCTGAAGAAGATGGTTGCGGAGACCGGTGCCAAATCCACCGATCTGCAGAGCCCGGAGACGGTGGACCACCTTACCGACAAGTGCGTCGACTACGCCAAGGCGTGGGCGCCCATCGCCGATGAGCTGTGGAAGGAAAGCGGTCATACCGAAGGCGTATCGTCCAAGAAGTAA